One window of Heptranchias perlo isolate sHepPer1 chromosome 15, sHepPer1.hap1, whole genome shotgun sequence genomic DNA carries:
- the taf9 gene encoding transcription initiation factor TFIID subunit 9: MAAPKSVPRDAQVMAQILKDMGITEYEPRVINQMLEFTYRYVTTILEDAKIYSSHAKKSSVDADDVRLAIQCRMDHSFTSPPPRDFLLEIARQKNQNPLPLIKPYAGPRLPPDRYCLTAPNYKLKSLHKKVTSSSGRITVPRLSVGTCVTGRPSTPTLGTPSSQTVAVTAKVGTPVSLAGQRFTVQIPSSQTTVKPATGISSTTSVQNVLINPSLIGSKNILITTNMVSTPGSTSEVNPLKRKHEDDDDYDAS; encoded by the exons ATGGCGGCCCCGAAGAGTGTACCGCGGGACGCGCAG GTTATGGCCCAGATTCTAAAGGATATGGGCATCACAGAATATGAACCAAGAGTTATTAATCAGATGTTGGAGTTCACTTACC GATATGTCACCACTATACTGGAAGATGCTAAAATATATTCTAGTCATGCTAAAAAGTCGAGTGTTGATGCAGATGATGTAAGGCTTGCTATTCAGTGTCGAATGGACCATTCGTTTACATCCCCTCCTCCTAGAGAT TTTCTGCTGGAGATTGCTCGACAGAAGAATCAGAACCCACTACCATTGATAAAGCCATATGCTGGGCCCAGGCTGCCACCAGACAGATATTGTCTAACAGCTCCAAACTACAAATTGAAGTCACTACATAAGAAG GTGACATCATCTTCTGGAAGAATAACTGTACCAAGACTAAGTGTTGGAACCTGCGTCACTGGTCGCCCAAGCACACCAACACTGG GTACACCTTCATCACAAACAGTGGCTGTTACTGCAAAAGTCGGAACGCCTGTGTCATTGGCTGGACAGAGATTTACAGTACAAATCCCTTCTTCACAAACTACTGTTAAACCAG CTACAGGCATCTCCTCAACAACTTCAGTCCAAAATGTGCTGATCAATCCATCTCTGATTGGCTCAAAAAATATCCTCATCACAACTAACATGGTCTCAACCCCTGGTAGCACCAGTGAGGTAAACCCATTGAAACGGAAACACGAAGATGATGATGACTATGATGCTTCCTAA